The window CTGGAATGTATCTGCTCGGTTCCGTTTGCGGTAGCAACTGCGGCTTCCGTGCAGGACGGGGAAAACAGTAATGCTATTGCCTGGACTTTTTCTACCTTTGACCTTGACCGTTATGATGAGCGGATTGATCCCTCTGGCTGGGATTTCAAGCGGTACTTACAAAATCCGGTTATCCAGTGGGCGCATTGTTTTGACATTCCGGCTATCGGGAAGGCTGACGGGGTGTTCGCCGATGAAAAGGGTTTGCATGGTTCCATTGTCTTTAATGGCAAGGACTATGATCCTTTCGGCTGGGGTATTGGGGAGCGGGTCAAGAATGGCGTGATCCGGGCCGGGTCGGTGGGGTTCCGGGTTCTGGAAATTGAACTGCCCTCAAAAGAGGACAGTAAGGACGGTACTACGCTTATATTCAGGAAACAGGAGCTTCTTGAATTTAGTGTGTGCAATGTTCCGGCTAATCCTTGGGCTCTGGCAAAGGGAATGACGGAAAAGAAACAGGAAACCAGTTTCCCTGACTTTTGGGGAAACATCATTCAAAACCATAAGGAGTAAAACTATGGGCAATGAAGAATTGGAAGCGGTTAAAAAGGCATTAGCCGCTATGAAGAAAATTGAGTTGACGGGGTTTACCAACACGGAAACCGCAACGGCTTACTTCAAGGAAAAGGAAATGATCCTTGAGGGGATAGTCAAAACTATGGAGACTATCACGGTGCAGGAATCATCGGAAATGGAAGCCTTGAAAGCCACGGTCAAGAGTCTGCGGGATGAACTGAAGGGACGGGCGGCTAATCCCCGTGAACTGACCCGGAAGGAATTACAATACCGCCTTGGTAAGGCGTTGGCGGCGGCGTGGACGGGGAATCATGGGGCCTTGGCGGAACTGTCCTTTACGCCGAACCTGAAAGCGGATAACTGGACTAATCCCCGTGATGTTAGTTGGGGGGAAAAGGGTTGGAATGTCAATGAGAAGGCGGCTCTCGGCTCACCGATGGGGAACCTCTCTACCAATGATCAATACCTCATCAATCCGATTTACGAAACGGAAATCATGCAGGACGCTGCCAAAAAATCGGTAATGATGCCTCTGGTGCGTCATCGTCCGATGATGGGGCCTTCTATCTTCCTGCCTACGAGGGACCGGGGCGGGGTTCAGCTTCACTGGCTTACCGCTTACGGGCAGCAGATCACCGGGAGCAAGCCCCAGGGGGCGCAACGGGTAGAGCTTAAAGCGTACACCCTTGCCGGGTATATCCCCTGGTATGATGAATTCGAGGAGGATGTTTTTATCGACCTGGGGGCAATGTTCATAGACGAATTTACGGAGGTCTACGGACAGGAGTTCGACCGTCAATGTCTGTTGGCGGATGATGATCCCTTTACCGGGGCTATGGCGGTGGATGGGGCGGAGGAAGTTGAAATTGCCGGGGCGGATATAAACGGCTTGACGTGGAAGGACTTCCGGGACGCTGTGTACCGGGTTCCTGCGGAGGAGCGCAAGGACTGCGCCTGGTTCTTGCATGAAACGGTATTAAACCATATTGCCAACATTGAGGACGCTGACGGGCGGCCGATATGGAGGCGGCCCACGGAAGCTATGCCGGGCAAGCTCGACCTGTATCCGTATCACGAGGTTTCCATCATGCCGCAGATCGGGGCGGTTGAAAATGATACCCCTTTTGCGATCTTTATGAACCCTAAAAGAATTCAACACGGGAACCGGAAGGGGATCGAGATCAAGAAATTTGACGGTACAACAGAAAGCATGGAATACGGGGAGTTGTTTCTCCGGTTCCGCAAGCGGGACGGGTTTTTGGTAACAAGACCATCGGGGAATATGGTCATACTGAAAACAAAACCATAAAACGAAGGAAAGCCGACCGGCGTTAGCCGGGCGGCTTTTTTTTTCTGCTCATAAATAAATACTGATAGCGTTTTCCGTAAGTAACCCTGTTTTGTATTCCGGTTCCGGGAGCGTGTCTATATGCTCAATTTCCTTTCTGAATATCCGGGCATCATCCCCCTGCAAATAAGCATAGAATTTGTAGTTGCTATCATAAAGCAAATAATGTCCGGTTTCCGGTTCGTAAGAATAACTGTATTTCAACCCGCTGAAAACTGGTAGTAACATGATCAATTCCTTCAATGATGAGATTACCCCGGCGCAAGCCGGGGGAAATGTTTGTTATTCTTGCAATGATTTAGGCTTCTTAAAATAGTTAGGATTGCGCTTGTAAAGGGCTTCCTCGATGGTCTGTTCTTCAAACCAATAATCAATATTTAGCGGCGCAATACGGCAGATTTCGGAAACGCTGGTATAACCCCATTCTGAATTTTCAAGGTCATCATTCAAAATGGTATAGCCGAACATGGTATCTTCTTTGTCGTATTCGCAGATAAAAATATCGGTGCCGCCGTAGAAGTAATGGAAGATTGCGGGATGTTCGTCCTTGCCGTCTGTCTTGTAAAGTTTGGGACATTTTTCAAGCTGTTTCATAAGCCGTTCTATTGGCTCGGCGTAGGTTTCGGGATTGGCGGCGGTGATAAGTAACTGACTGCGGGGGATGATGATCGCCAATTCGTCGGCTATTTCAAATTCAATTTTCATGGGGTTCTCCTTGGGGGAAATATCCCCCGCACAGGCGGGGGCGGTTTACTTACATGGCTAACTTATAGGCTTGTTTCTCTTTGTCCTTTTCCTCTTTTTCCCGGCTTACTTTCTGACTGCCCTTTTTAGCCCTGATTTCGTCAAGGGTTTCATGGCTGGAAATATTGCGCTTGGGGCGGCCTGAATAAATCCATGCCTTACGGTTGCCGGAGAACCAGAAGCCCAGGGCCTTTAGTTGTTCCCTGATTTCTTTTGAGTTAAAGCAGTAAATCCAGTAGCCTATGATTTCGATTTCACAATCAAGGTTTATGATTTTCTGTAAGATTTCCTGAAAGGGTGTAACCGCATCGGCGGCGGGTTTCCATTCCTTATCTGCATAGTACGAATTAAACGAATGGGACATAAAACCGTTTAGGAAACTATTAAACTGGTTTATTATTTCTACGGTGGCGGCTTCGCCTTCCTGCCCTGCGTGATCCGGGTGGTACTGCTTTAATAATTCCCGGTAGCGTTTTTTTGCTTCCTCTACGGATTGGCATTTTTCAAAGTAGTTCATTTTAACTGCTCCTTTTATGAAGTTTCCCCGCTCAAGCGGGGGATGGTTTGAGCTATAAGGCCGCCAGTAATGCGGCTTTTTCTTCCGGGGTGATGGCACTGCGGAAGGTGCAGCCCTGACATTTGGTATTGTCCCGGCAGGACAGGCAGACTTTTGACGGGTCCACTATGGAGGGCAAGAGCCTGACCATGAGATCCACGGCTACGGGCATGGGCTTACCCATAGCCCACGCAAGGCGGCGAACCGACACAGCAGCAAGGCCGGAAAACTGAGGCGAATAGTACCGCTTTTGATCTGCGTTGTTCATTCTGAAAACTCCTAGAAACGAAATAACCCCCGACAGCCAAGGCCGGGGGAAAAGTACCTAAAACAAAGAAAGTTGACCATGTGAAAGAAAAGAAGCGGGGACGGTGCGGTTTGCATAAATGGTATGGAGATAAGAAACATAGCGGGCCGCTTCTTCTTCCGTTCTGAAAAAGCGGCGGCATTTGAGACCATGACCAAAGGGCAAGCCGGATAATACAAGATGAGCCGGGGCGGTTTGCTTTTTAATGCTGGTAGAGACCAGGGCCGGCCTGTGCAGATAAAAAGCAAACTGCGCTAAAACCTGATAGCAGGGCATTTGGCTAGACATAACAACACCCCGAAGGGAAAGGGCAAACATAAACTGCCGTTGTTAGGCCCAGCCATACGGCCAGGTGGGGCAAGGGCAAAAATGCCCTTGCTGATATACGTTATAATAAAGATTATATACTATTTAATAAACATAGTCAAGTAAATAATAAAATATTTTTACTTTTTATTGACGGGTAAGGGCCTACTATGGTATTTTGAAAGTATGGGAATGACGGAAAAAATACGGATTATGCTGGTAAAGCAAGGAAACATTTCAGAGGCCGAACTTGCAAGGCGGCTGGGACAGACCCCGGCAAATCTACACCATAAGATGAAGCGGGACAATTTTTCTGAAAAGGAACTGCGGGAGATTGCGGAGGCGCTAGACTGCGGACTAAAAATAAACCTTGTTATGAATAAGACCGGGGAGGAAATTTGACTGTGCCGAATGAACTTCATAGCCGGACATACCGAATAAAGCCAATTTTTAGCAGAGAATTCCGGCGTAACCTCTTACCGGATACCGAAGCGGACGGTCCAGGTATTACCGGAGAGCCGCCGAATTGCCCCCCGCTTACTCGACCTTTCACCACTAATGGACAGACTGACAAACGGGACTAATACGGCACGGCAGGGCGCAATGCCGACAAAGCGGGTTCTTGCGGAGAAAGCGGCGCATGAATGGCCGGGCGCACTTACAAATAAAACCGCTGCTGTAATACCCCTTCACTGCTAATGGACAGGCTATGTTAACGGGCTGAACACTGACGGGAAAAAGTGTAATATACAATTATAAGAGAAATTCATACAATTTTGTAGGAAATATAGAACCATCGACAAAAACTGCCATTTTTCCATCCGTCTGTTCACCGCCTAGCCCGATCTACGAGTTTCTGATATACTATTTGAACAAACTTTTCTCTCATATGGTAAGGACAATGAAAGGTCTAACGGAAAAAGAACGAGAATTTATTATAGAACGGCTCCAAGCGGGTGAGACCATACCCGATGATTTCAAGGAGAAGCTGTTCCCCGTAACCCAGAAAGAGTATGAACTCCGTTATGCCGGCAAAATGCGGAAAGAGGACCTCTTGGCTGATAAGGATGGGACTTTTGCCGTGCCCCTGCAGGTTGAGAAAATTTATAATGGTAAGCGTAAAAAGTATAAAGACGATTGGCGTAACATGATCGTATTTGGGGATAACCTTCAATTCCTTAAGACTATCTACAAGAACGAAGATCCTCTGATTAAAGACAAAGTAAAAAGCAAGGTCAAACTGATTTACATAGATCCGCCATTTGCAACTGATTCTGATTTTGAAGGTATAGATGGTCAGAAAGCATATTCAGATAAAGCCAAGGATTCTGATTTTATTGAATATCTCAGAAAAAGGCTCATCCTTGCAAAAGAAATACTGGCTAACGATGGAAGTATTTATGTCCACCTTGATGCTAAAAAGAGTCACTATATAAAAGTGATACTGGATGAGATTTTCTCGGATTTTTTTTGCATAGAAATAATATGGGTATGTGGCTTAATGGGTTCCGGTAAAATTTTTCCAAAGGCGCATGAGACGATTTTTTGTTATAAAAAAGTAAACTCCATATTTAATCCCCCGCCCCGGATCGGATATTCAAAACGTATTACTAATGCTCTGGTTAAGGATAAAAATGGATGGTATTATACAAGGGGTAAAGAAAGCAGTGGGGGGTCTACATATTTAAAGACTTATATTTGTACAGATCCAACTCTTTCAAAAGAGGAAGCAATAAAAAGTGCTAATTCAAACAGGCCTCAAACCGCTTGGGATGTCTGGATGGGTAAAGAAGATTTAGCAAATGAATTTAATGATTTCCCCGTTGGGACATATGCTTATACTGAAATAGAGAATGTCGGTTATCCAACACAAAAGCCTGAATTCTTGCTAAAAAGAATAATTGAAGCATCATCAAACGAAGATGATATTGTCCTAGACTTCTTTGCCGGAAGTGGGACTACTGCTGCAGTAGCCGAAAAGCTTAATCGTCGCTGGATAACCTGCGATATTGGCAAATTTAGCTTTTATACCGTCCAGAAGCGACTTTTAACAATACAGGACAGCAAAAACCTTGAAAATTCAAAAAAGAAATACAGTAAAGAGGCTAAAACTTTTGTAACTGTTAATACCGGGATGTATGATCTTGCAAAGATGAAGGAGTTAGACCGGGGGAAATACATTGAATTTGTCCTTGAATTATTTGAGGTTGCTCCTAAAAAATTAAAAAAGAAAGGATTTGAATTTCAAGGTGAGCGGAAAGATGGTTACCCCGTTCTTGTCTGGGAATATTCGTCTGAACATAATCTTGATGAAGAATTCCTGGAGAGCCTATATAAAGCTCTGGGAAAGAGTATCGGCAGCAGGGTTTATATCATTGCACCGATTAACGCGGTTGATTTTATTGGCGATTATCACCAGATAGAAAACACTAGGTTCTATTTCTTGAAAATACCCTACCAGGTAATACAAGAATTACACAATTCAAAATTTGAAAAGATACATCAGCCAAGAAGTAAGCGCAACCTTAATGATTTAGAAAACGCGGTAGGTTTTCATTTTGGCCTGCCGCCTGAGGTTAAAAGTAGTTTTAAGAAGGGTGTGTTTGCCATCAAAGAATTTAAGTCTAATTTCAAGGATGAGGCCAAGGGTAACGATTTTGAGAATCTTGAAACATTAAGCATGGTTGTTATTGACAGCAACTATGACGGTACGGATTTCAAGATGACCGATTGTTATTTTAGCGATGAATTTACCAATATAGATGGGGTATTGACCAAGAAGATTGAAAATTCAGGTAAATCAGTATTTGTTATTTATATTGACATTTTTGGTAATGAAGCAAAGGAAGTGTTCAATATAAAATGACTGGAAAAAAACAATTTAATACACAAGAGCTTGTATTAAAAATAAGTTCTAAAAATTATGATCCCAGAAAATATCCTATCAACGATTGGGATAGGTATTTAGATGTTCTTTGTCAAAATAGAAATTTCCAGAAAGAAGCAATAAAAACAATCCTTTATTATTTGGTTTCTGATAATTATAAATCCATAGAAGATTTAGTAAATGAAAATTATCGGGATAATTTATCTTTGCAGGAAAAATATAGAACTATCGAAGATTATCATGCAAGACTGCAACTTCCGAAAAAACTTTCCGGAAGTATTGATTTAGCTACTGGGACAGGGAAAAGCTATGTAATGTATGGGATAGCGCAGATCGCATTAGGTATCGGATTAGTTGATAAAGTTCTTGTTTTAGGGCCGCCCAGTCTAACCATTGAAAGAGAATTAACTAATAAATTCGTTGGACTTTCATCAAACAAAATTTTATTAAATGCAATACCTCAAAGTTCAAAATGTTCTAACCCTTCAATTATCCATGCCAATGAAACGATAAAAGATTATTCCATTTGTATTGAAAATGTAAACGCTATTTACACGAATAACAGCTCATCAATAATGGATAGCCTTAGTTTTGGAAGGGGGGAACGGTGCCTTGTATTAAATGATGAAGTGCATCATGCATATAATAAGACAAGTGGTAATGGTACTGATAATAGGAGCATCAAAAAATGGAAAGAATTCTTACTCGATAGTGCTTACTCTTTTAAATACATTATTGGATTTACAGGGACAGCATACATTGATAATGATTATTTTAATGATTGTCTGTATCGGTATTCTTTAAGAAGCGGTATAGAAAATAAATTTATAAAAAAAATTGATTATATAGTTGAAAATATAGACCAAAATGAATATGAAAAATTTCAAAAAATATTGTTCAATCACAAAAGGAATAAACAACTTTATCCTGAAATAAAACCTCTTACTATATTGATTACGAAGGACATAAAAGAAGCAAAGCAACTTCAAACAAGGCTGGTAGAATTTTTGGCTTCCCGAAAAGAGGGGACGGAGGAAGAACTGTATAAAGGAAAAGTTCTTATTGTTACATCTCATAAGGATCATAGACAAAATATTCCGCTTTTATCATATGTTGACAGTAAAGATAACAATACTGAATGGATAATATCTGTAGCAATGTTGACAGAAGGTTGGGATGTAAAAAATGTTTATCAAATTGTACCTATGGAAGAGAAAGCATTTAATTCAAAACTGCTTATCGCCCAGGTTTTAGGAAGAGGCTTACGTATTCCAAAGGAATATCCTACTATTTCTGAAGTTATTGTATATAACCATGATAAGTGGAGTAGTAGAATAAAAGAACTTGTGGCTGAAATACTTGAGATGGAAACGAAAATTTCTAATGGTATATTAAAAAAAAGTGATCGTGCGAAATATCATTTTTCGGTCTATAACATAAAATATATAAAAAATACTAAAGAAACACCTAACAAGGATACAGAAAAATTTATTTACAAGGATTATGCAAATTTAATTTCTCATGAGGATGTTTATTCTGATGATGCTAAATATACTGATATTGACGGAAAAGAGTTGAAGATAAATTATCAAATTGAAAGAGAACAATTTTTAATAACAGATATTGTAAATCAAGTTTATAATGATTTTCAAAAACGGAGACTTGAAGGTATAATTCTCGATTTGGGCAAAAATGAATACACAAGTGATAATCTCCCTGAAAAATCTGACATTGAGAGTTATATCAGACGTTCTATGAAAGAAGTGGGATTAAAAGGGAATTCTTTAAGCAGTCAAAACAAGCAAATAATATTTTCCACATTCGGGACACTTTTAAGAAAAAAGCCAAAAAGCCTGAGAATTTCCAGAGATTTTGAAAAGCTGGAAGAAATTAAGACGTTTTCCAAAGATGTTGAAAATGTTTCCGTATTGGGTTTGAAGGGTGGTTCTACCATTTTCTATACAAATAATTATCGTGATGAAATAATATCAGAAGACAGCTTGATAGCGTTTAATGAGATAATTACCGACCTTTCTTTACCACGAAGTGCATTTATTGAAGTGGATAATTCATATAATTTAAAAACGCCTGTTGATTTAGTATTTACCTTTAAAAAGCCTGAAAGGGAATTTGTTCAAGAACTTATAAAACAAGAAAATGCCGAAAAGGTTAGCAATTGGATTAAATCTTCAAATATGGGTTTTTATTCTATAGAGTATTCTTTTACAAAGGGCACTCATACAAACTCCCATCCATTTAATCCTGATTTTTTTATTTTATTAAAAGAAAATAAATCGGAATATATTTCTGTTGTTGAGATAAAATCTGATGGCGATGATACAGAAGAAAATAAGCAAAAGTATAAATATGCGCTGGATCACTTTAAATTGCTTAACGAAACATTAAAGAAAGATGGTATTAACCAAAAATACTTTTTTAACTTTTTATCACCGGAAAATTATCCTGATTATTTTTCATGGTTACGGGATGGAAAGTTGATTAAAGGTCTGTTCAAAAGCGCATTAGACAGAGAATTGGAGGAATAAAAGTGGTTGCCAATGCATCAAAAATATCAGATTTTCTTTCTCAAAACAAAACGCAATTCATTATTCCTGTATATCAAAGAAATTATGATTGGAAAATTGAACAATGCAAACAATTATTAGATGATTTAATGACAATAGGTAATAATAATGATATTCATTTTATTGGGAGTATTGTATATCTTCACGATAGTATTTATACAGCTACAGACATAAAAGAACTTGTTATTATTGACGGGCAACAGCGCTTAACGACAATAATGCTTATATATGTGGCATTATATAGACTTGCAAAATTCCTTAATAAGAATTCTCTTTTTGATGAAATAAATGAAACATACTTAATAAATAAATATTCTTCTTCATCAGAAAAATTAAAACTTAGAAATACTGAAAATAATGATAGGGCTTTTCGTTTTTTATTAGAAGATAATCAATCAACTGATTACAATGAATATTCAAATATTATACGAAATTTTGATTATATCAAGGACCGAATAAATGAAAATAATTACGAAGTTGTTCTTGCCGGATTATCAAAATTAAGTTATGTTGAAATATCTCTTGAGAGGGGAAAAGACGATCCGCAAAAAATATTTGAAAGTATTAATTCTACAGGATTAGAATTATCCCAAGCTGATTTAATACGAAATTATATATTAATGGGACTTAAATATGATGAACAGAAGTATATTTATAATACCTATTGGCGATATATCGAAGATCATACTAAATATATAGCGAAAAACGAGAATAAACTCTCGGATTTTATAAGGGATTTTCTTACACTCGAAAACAAAAGAATCCCTAATAAAGATACGGTATATATTGAATTTAAGAAAAAATATGATGTTTCTACATTTACCGAATTAGAAAAAAACTTGCAAAATATAAAAAATATGTCTACCTTCTATAACAAGGTAATAAATCCGCAGTTTGAAAAAGATAAAGATATTCAAGAAGAATTAAAATATATTAATCAGCTTGAAAGTGAAGTAACTTATCCATTCATTCTTTCCGTTTACAAAGATTATGATGCTGAAATAATTAATAAAGTAACATTCATTAATGTATTAGAGTTAATTCAGTCCTTCGTGTGGAGACGATTTATTACAGGATTACCGCCTAATGCATTGAACAAGATTTTTATGAATTTGTATGAGAAAATAAATAAAAGTGAATATGTTAATTCACTTCAAATATCACTATTGCAAAAATCAGGGGATCAAAAATTTCCAACCAACGATGAAATAATCGAAGCCTTGCATGGCAAAGATATTTATAGCATTAAATCAAAAAAAATACATTATCTATTTGAAAAACTAGAAAACTTTGAGAACAAAGAAAAAGTATTAATCCAAGGTAATGCCGATATTACTATAGAACATATTTTCCCACAAAACCCTGATATTAGTTGGAGAAATGATTTAAGTGGGGAAGAATATGATACAATTAAAGAAAAATATTTACATACAATCTCAAATCTAACACTATCTGGTAATAACGGGCAACTTGGAAATATGTCATTTTTAAAAAAGAAAAATTATCCGAAAAATGGATATAGTGATAGTCGATTGTGGCTTAATAAATTTCTTTCTTCAATCAATGAGTGGAATATCAAACAGCTTGAATCAAGGTTTGAATTAACAATAAAACGGTTTCTAAAAATATGGAAATATCCAGATGTTGATATTTCAAAAGTTCTGTCTATAGGGGAAGTAAATATATTTCAGGCAGATGAGCCGACCAGTAAGAAACTTGATTACTATATACTTCTCGACGAAAAAAAGACAATGAGTTCAATCCTTGAAATGTACGCTGACGTTGTTCGTCAATTACTGGATAAAAATATGAGTATGTTTTTCACTACTGTCTTAGCAGAGGATATTGATTTAACCAAAAAAGAAAATAAAAATAACTTGCGAAGCCCATTGCAGGTAAATGAAAACTGGTACATTGAAGGTAATTTAAGCCATATAGATAAATTCAAAAGAATAAAAGAAATTTTAACTACTTTTGATTTGGAAGATGAACTAACTATTAAGTATGCAGAATAAATTGAGTATTACTGTGGGATTTTTTTATATATTGAAAAATATTTTTTATCAAACATATAATCATAAAAATATTAATTTTGTCATAGTGTAATCCGCATTTCCCGCAGAAAGTCATTGAACTTGATACACCGAATGCCATATCTATCGGGATTGCTGTCATCCTGGGCCTGGACGGTGCGGATTATTTTATAGGGTTTTATAGACTCGTGGATATGGATAGAGGAAGTGGGTACTGTAAAAGGACGTTCCATCGGCTTTTCCGGCCCATTGTAAGGACGGGTCTATATGGGGATTATGGGCATAGGGTGTTTCCGAATAAGTGGCCATATCATCGGCGGCATAGCCGACCGGGGGGATATTCTTGCGCTGGTATTCTTCTTCATTTTCGTATGTGTATGCGTCTATTTGGCGCTGGTTGCTTTGGGAGTGGCGGATTTCTTTTTAGCCATTTGAGGGCTCCTTTCTTTGCCTTTTTTTATTGGCAAGATTAGTTGGATAAATAACCCACATGGGAATATGTAATTTTGTGGTAATTCCCACAAAAAAAATTTCCAGAATAGAAATTATTAATAGGAATATATGATAATTTGGAATATGAGTTAAAGCGAGGAAAACTACTAGTATAGGATAAACTGTAGGCGGCCAAGAATAAAAAGGCAATGGTGAGGATAGAGATTTCTTTATTCCTTTCTTTACTCCAATTATTCTAGCACGTAAAATCCAATTTGGTTTTCTAATTTTACTTGTGTAAATTATTCTTATTTTAAATCCATCATCCTTTTCAAATGCCTCATCATTATTTAGTGCTATTTGAATTTTTTCATTTATAATATCCATCGAGAGGTCTAATTCTTGACGACTTTTTAATATTATATCCGCTTGCAATATTTGTAAGTCTTCTACTTCTTCTGAATATTCAGCGATAATATAAGAATCTGATGAAATATCACTTTTTAATATGGGGATTTTACCCTTATTAAAAAATGAAATTTCAATGCTTCTGGCATTAACAATTTCTTTTTCTTTCCAAAATATATGCAAGTCATTGTAGGATTGACTGCGTGAGGCTAATATAACTTCTTCGGACAGATAGAACATTGGTTTTTTTGCTTTATTAGTGATGAAAGGCATTATTAAAGCAATTACTATCCCTGCAATGGCCAGCCAAGTGGCTAAATCAAGAGATTTTAAGAAATTCAATAAAGATGGCATCACCTACTTCTCCGGTTTAGACCCAAAAAAGGAAAAGACAAGCCACATTAATACGGCTAAGATATCTTTTGGTTGGGTCTAGTACGGGAACCTCCTTCATTAATGTTCATAATATATCATCAAACGATAAAAACGGCTATGCACTCGCCTTATAGACATAGGGGGCTTGCGGGGCCTCATCCTCTACGGGTTCACCACCAAAATCCGGGGTTTCGTCATAAACCAGGGTGAACTTGCCCACGGATAGTTTCTCATTTTGGCAGAATTCAAGGGTATAGCCGGGGCCTACAAAACAACTTAACCCCTCATAGGGATGGCTGGAGGTTTCAATGGTTCCATTGTCTTCCTGACTGACAAGACGGTCGGGGTGCATTTGGGCGTAAAGGTCAATTTTCCGGTATGTTTCGGTGGAAGCAAGTACGATATTGGGATATACACGATGTTTATTATAGAATGCGGTGGCTTTTTGGTGAAAAACATCGTCCCATAGGGAAAAATCGGTAATAGTGCCGGATATTTTGAAAACCATATTTTATTGTCCTCTAAAATTTATGTACGCAAGTAACCACACGCCCCGCTATCCGCAAATTTTCCAGTTCTGACCCCGCGATTTGCCGGGGAGGATAGGCGGGGTTGGCGCTGATGAGGGAAATGGACCGGGGCAGGTCGTCAAAGGATACCCGCTTAACCAATAGGGCGGTATCCAGAGACAGGACATAGATACCGTTCCCCTCGGTAAGGCCGGGGTGGAAAACAACCGCATCGCCATTGTAGATGTGTTCACCTATCATGGAATCCCCGGCGA is drawn from Leadbettera azotonutricia ZAS-9 and contains these coding sequences:
- a CDS encoding DUF262 domain-containing protein, which encodes MVANASKISDFLSQNKTQFIIPVYQRNYDWKIEQCKQLLDDLMTIGNNNDIHFIGSIVYLHDSIYTATDIKELVIIDGQQRLTTIMLIYVALYRLAKFLNKNSLFDEINETYLINKYSSSSEKLKLRNTENNDRAFRFLLEDNQSTDYNEYSNIIRNFDYIKDRINENNYEVVLAGLSKLSYVEISLERGKDDPQKIFESINSTGLELSQADLIRNYILMGLKYDEQKYIYNTYWRYIEDHTKYIAKNENKLSDFIRDFLTLENKRIPNKDTVYIEFKKKYDVSTFTELEKNLQNIKNMSTFYNKVINPQFEKDKDIQEELKYINQLESEVTYPFILSVYKDYDAEIINKVTFINVLELIQSFVWRRFITGLPPNALNKIFMNLYEKINKSEYVNSLQISLLQKSGDQKFPTNDEIIEALHGKDIYSIKSKKIHYLFEKLENFENKEKVLIQGNADITIEHIFPQNPDISWRNDLSGEEYDTIKEKYLHTISNLTLSGNNGQLGNMSFLKKKNYPKNGYSDSRLWLNKFLSSINEWNIKQLESRFELTIKRFLKIWKYPDVDISKVLSIGEVNIFQADEPTSKKLDYYILLDEKKTMSSILEMYADVVRQLLDKNMSMFFTTVLAEDIDLTKKENKNNLRSPLQVNENWYIEGNLSHIDKFKRIKEILTTFDLEDELTIKYAE